The Herbiconiux sp. A18JL235 region TCGGGTACCGCCGCGTCGGCGGCCTCCGCCGCGCCGTCGCGTGGTCGCAGAAGCGGCTCGACCCGTGGGGCATGGGCATCGACGCGAAGACCCGCGTCGCCGACCTCTCGGTCGAGCAGCGCTTCATCGTCGAGATCGCCAAGGCGCTCGCGCTCGACCCCAAGGTGCTCATCCTCGACGAGCCCACCGAGCACCTCTCGCTCGACGAGGTGCAGAAGCTGTTCGTGAAGGTCCGCGAGCTCGCTGCCGCCGGCACCGCCATCGTCTACATCTCCCACCGCATCCCGGAGGTCAAGCAGATCTCCGACCGCATCACGGTGCTCCGCGACGGCCAGGTGCGCGGCACCTTCCCGGCCGCCGAGGTGAACGAGCAGCAGATCGTGGAGCGGGTCGTCGGCCGCAAGCTCGAGACCGTCTTCCCCGACAAGAGCGACCCCGACGTCGTCGCCCGCTCCGCCCCGCAGCTCACCGTGAGGGGGCTGCGCGGCGACGACTTCCACGACGTCGACTTCACCGTGGCAGCGGGCGAGATCATCGGTCTGGCCGGTGTGCAGGGCAACGGGCAGGCGGCGCTCATCCGTGCGCTCGCCGGGCTCGAGCCCACCTCGGGCGCGATCGAGGTCGGCGGGCGGCCCGTCTCCAACGGCTCCAACGCCGCGGCCGCCTCGGCCGGCGTCGTCTACGTTCCCGCCGACCGCCACGGCGAGGGTGTGTTCCTCCCTCTCTCGGTGGGCGACAACATCTCGGCGAAGACCCTGCCGCAGGTCTCGCGCGGCGGCATGGTGAGCGAGCGCAAGGTGCTCTCGGTGGCCGCCGAGCAGATCCGTCGGCTCGCCATCAAGACCCCGTCGGCGCGCACTCCCATCCAGTCGCTCTCGGGGGGCAACCAGCAGAAGGCCGTGCTCGCACGAACTCTGCTCTCCAAGCCCGCCGTTCTCCTCGCCGAGGAGCCGACCCAGGGCGTCGACGCCGGCGCGCGCGTCGACATCTACCGCATCCTTCGCGACGCGGCGGATGCGGGGGCGGCCGTGGTCATCCTCTCCTCCGACGGCGTGGAGCTCGAAGGGCTCTGCGACCGCGTGCTCATCATGTCGCGCGGGCAGGTGGTGCAGGAGCTCGTCGGCGACGAGGTGTCGGAGGCCGCCATCGCGCGGGCGGCGCTCACCTCGACGACCGTGCGCGAGCGCACCGACAGCGACAAGGCGGCGAAGGGCGTGAAGCTCCGTCGCTTCCTGCGCGGCGACCAGTCGCCCGCCGCGGTGCTCGGCGCCATCTTCCTGCTGCTCGGCGTCGTCGTCGCGGCCACGAACCCCGCCTACCTCGGGGCCTTCAACATCAACAACCTGCTGTTCATGGCCGCACCCCTGCTGTTCGTGGGGGCCGCTCAACAGGTGGTGGTGCTCGGCTCGGGCTTCGACCTGTCGGTCGGGCCGCTGATGGGCCTGCTCGTCGTGCTCGCCTCTTACTGGATCGTCGACGGCGGCAACCTCTACGTCGGCATCGCACTCATGGTGGTGGGTGCCATCGGAACCGGGGTGGTGAACGGCTTCCTCGTCACGAGGTTCGCCATCAACCCGGTGGTGGTCACGCTCGCCATGTACATGGCGCTGCAGGGCATCTACCTCACCCTGCGGTCGACCCCCGGCGGCATCATCTTCGGCCCGGTCGCCGACCAGATCCAGGGGCGCATCGGCATCGTGCCCGTCGTCACCATCGTCGCCGTCGTGGTGCTGCTGGTGCTCGAGTTCGCGCTGCGCCGCACCCGCTGGGGTGTGGAGCTGCGCGGCGTCGGCTCGCGCGTCGACGCGGCGGCCCGGCTCGGCATCAAGGTGAAGCGCACGCAGTTCCTCTCCTAC contains the following coding sequences:
- a CDS encoding ATP-binding cassette domain-containing protein; translation: MTVYDAIAPDASPAPAAGTGQSAPASAGVGGPVLELQGIVKTFPGVRALTDVTLEVLAGEVHALVGENGAGKSTLMAVASGALAPDSGTVTIAGTELASASPDAARELGLGIVRQDPALLPDLTVAENMAVGVGYRRVGGLRRAVAWSQKRLDPWGMGIDAKTRVADLSVEQRFIVEIAKALALDPKVLILDEPTEHLSLDEVQKLFVKVRELAAAGTAIVYISHRIPEVKQISDRITVLRDGQVRGTFPAAEVNEQQIVERVVGRKLETVFPDKSDPDVVARSAPQLTVRGLRGDDFHDVDFTVAAGEIIGLAGVQGNGQAALIRALAGLEPTSGAIEVGGRPVSNGSNAAAASAGVVYVPADRHGEGVFLPLSVGDNISAKTLPQVSRGGMVSERKVLSVAAEQIRRLAIKTPSARTPIQSLSGGNQQKAVLARTLLSKPAVLLAEEPTQGVDAGARVDIYRILRDAADAGAAVVILSSDGVELEGLCDRVLIMSRGQVVQELVGDEVSEAAIARAALTSTTVRERTDSDKAAKGVKLRRFLRGDQSPAAVLGAIFLLLGVVVAATNPAYLGAFNINNLLFMAAPLLFVGAAQQVVVLGSGFDLSVGPLMGLLVVLASYWIVDGGNLYVGIALMVVGAIGTGVVNGFLVTRFAINPVVVTLAMYMALQGIYLTLRSTPGGIIFGPVADQIQGRIGIVPVVTIVAVVVLLVLEFALRRTRWGVELRGVGSRVDAAARLGIKVKRTQFLSYVLCSFLVLPAAVIMMAQIGIGDGRPSLSYTLSSVTVVVLAGASIFGGRGSFIGVLAAAFLVQQVLNVSPFLGLSQAWSYWLPGLITLAAAVLYAQLRRSRRRRLRAPIAGTTSTSSIAAIPGRNS